Proteins encoded together in one Desulfobulbaceae bacterium DB1 window:
- a CDS encoding chemotaxis protein CheW: protein MSVAAITETVQYLTFKLAEEVFALDVAKVREILEFTSITKVPQTPEFMRGVINLRGSVVPVIDLRLNFGMTCTEQTVNTCIIVVEVSLEGEVIVLGVLADSVQEVVEMEPEQIEPAPHIGTKLNTEFIKGMGKINNDFVMILDIDKVFSSEDLLAVQGGGAA, encoded by the coding sequence ATGAGTGTGGCGGCAATTACGGAAACCGTGCAGTACCTGACCTTCAAGCTGGCGGAGGAGGTCTTTGCCCTTGATGTGGCCAAGGTGCGGGAGATATTGGAATTCACCTCGATTACCAAGGTGCCGCAGACACCGGAGTTCATGCGCGGCGTCATCAACCTGCGGGGCAGCGTGGTGCCGGTCATCGACCTGCGGCTTAATTTCGGCATGACCTGCACGGAGCAGACGGTGAACACCTGCATCATCGTGGTGGAGGTGAGCCTGGAAGGCGAAGTCATCGTGCTGGGCGTGCTGGCCGATTCGGTGCAGGAGGTGGTGGAAATGGAGCCGGAACAGATCGAACCGGCCCCCCATATCGGCACGAAGCTGAACACGGAATTCATCAAAGGCATGGGCAAGATCAATAACGATTTCGTCATGATTCTCGACATTGACAAGGTTTTTTCCTCCGAGGATCTGCTGGCGGTGCAGGGCGGCGGCGCGGCATGA
- a CDS encoding chemotaxis protein CheR yields the protein MMTPHPPATMKEKEFQRFSTFIFDHVGIRMPPAKKTMLEARLQKRLKALHITSFEAYSDFVFSAEGQRTELIHFIDVVTTNKTDFFREPGHFDYLTKTALPTIMQGRGGCLREPLRIWSAGCSSGEEPYTLAMVLTEFAATHQDFRFSILASDISSRILERAQKAVYTEDCVEPIAPDLKKKYLMRNKDRNNPVVRICPELRSRVVFKRINFMDEDFGLAEPMDIIFCRNVVIYFDKPTQQALMRKFHHQLRPNGYLFLGHSETLNGLDVDFRAVSSTVYRKT from the coding sequence ATGATGACGCCTCACCCCCCGGCCACGATGAAAGAGAAGGAGTTTCAACGGTTCAGCACCTTTATTTTCGACCACGTCGGCATCAGAATGCCGCCCGCCAAGAAAACCATGCTTGAGGCCCGTTTGCAGAAACGGCTCAAGGCTCTTCATATTACCAGTTTCGAGGCTTACAGCGACTTTGTTTTCAGCGCCGAAGGGCAGCGCACGGAGTTGATTCACTTTATTGACGTGGTCACCACCAACAAAACGGATTTTTTCCGGGAACCCGGCCATTTTGATTATCTGACCAAAACCGCCCTGCCGACAATCATGCAGGGGCGCGGGGGCTGTCTGCGGGAACCATTGCGCATCTGGAGCGCCGGTTGCTCCAGCGGGGAGGAGCCCTACACCCTGGCCATGGTCCTGACTGAATTCGCGGCAACGCATCAAGATTTTCGTTTTTCCATCCTCGCTTCGGATATCAGCAGCCGTATCCTGGAGCGAGCCCAAAAGGCGGTTTACACGGAAGACTGCGTTGAGCCTATTGCGCCGGACCTCAAAAAAAAGTATCTTATGCGCAATAAAGACCGGAACAATCCGGTGGTGCGCATCTGTCCCGAGCTGCGTTCCCGGGTTGTCTTCAAAAGAATCAATTTCATGGATGAGGATTTCGGCCTGGCCGAGCCAATGGATATTATCTTCTGCCGTAATGTTGTCATTTATTTCGACAAGCCCACCCAACAAGCCCTGATGCGCAAGTTTCATCATCAATTACGGCCCAACGGTTACCTTTTTCTCGGTCATTCCGAGACCCTGAACGGACTGGACGTTGACTTCCGCGCCGTGTCTTCCACGGTGTACCGGAAAACATGA
- a CDS encoding chemotaxis response regulator protein-glutamate methylesterase, with translation MKKIKVLVVDDSALVRQTLCDILNSDPGIEVVATAADPFLAAERLKTVVPDVITLDVEMPRMDGLTFLQKIMSQHPIPVVMCSSLAQSGSETALKAMEYGAVDIITKPKMGTKQFIEESRMMICDAVKGAAAARLSRRPERSSLKEVSPKYTADVIMAKPTSKAMIQTTEKVVVVGASTGGTEALKIFLEMLPEDTPGIVIVQHMPENFTAAFARRLNSICRVTVKEAENNDTVVRGRALIAPGNHHTLLKRSGARYYVEIKDGPLVSRHRPSVDVLFRSAARYAGRNAVGVIMTGMGDDGARGMKEMFDAGAVNIAQDEATCVVYGMPHEAVKHGGVHKIMPLPHIAPEVLLLCSD, from the coding sequence ATGAAGAAGATCAAGGTGCTGGTTGTTGATGATTCGGCCCTGGTGCGGCAAACCCTGTGCGACATTCTCAACTCCGATCCCGGCATCGAGGTGGTGGCCACCGCGGCTGATCCCTTCCTGGCGGCGGAACGGCTGAAAACGGTGGTGCCGGACGTTATCACCCTTGATGTCGAAATGCCGCGCATGGACGGCCTGACCTTTCTGCAGAAAATAATGAGTCAGCATCCCATTCCGGTGGTGATGTGTTCCAGCCTGGCGCAAAGCGGAAGTGAAACGGCGCTCAAGGCCATGGAATACGGAGCGGTTGATATCATCACCAAGCCGAAGATGGGCACCAAGCAGTTCATCGAAGAATCACGGATGATGATATGCGATGCCGTCAAGGGAGCTGCGGCCGCGCGTCTGAGCAGGCGGCCTGAACGGAGTTCGCTGAAGGAGGTGTCGCCGAAATACACCGCTGATGTGATCATGGCCAAACCGACCTCCAAGGCCATGATTCAGACCACGGAAAAGGTGGTGGTGGTGGGCGCCTCAACCGGCGGCACCGAGGCGCTCAAGATTTTTCTGGAGATGCTGCCCGAAGATACTCCCGGCATTGTCATCGTGCAGCATATGCCGGAAAATTTCACCGCCGCCTTTGCCCGGCGTCTCAACTCCATCTGCCGGGTGACCGTCAAGGAGGCGGAGAACAATGATACCGTGGTGCGCGGCCGGGCGCTCATCGCCCCCGGTAATCATCATACCCTGCTCAAGCGCAGCGGCGCGCGCTATTATGTCGAAATCAAGGACGGCCCGCTGGTGTCACGGCATCGCCCCTCGGTGGATGTGCTCTTCCGCTCGGCGGCTCGATACGCCGGCAGGAATGCGGTGGGGGTGATCATGACCGGCATGGGGGACGATGGGGCTCGCGGCATGAAGGAGATGTTTGATGCAGGCGCCGTCAACATCGCCCAGGATGAGGCCACCTGTGTGGTCTATGGGATGCCGCACGAGGCGGTCAAGCATGGCGGGGTGCACAAGATTATGCCGCTGCCGCATATCGCCCCAGAAGTCCTGCTGTTATGCAGCGACTAA
- a CDS encoding Fis family transcriptional regulator, whose amino-acid sequence MMRVAVIDDEKISAQLVKRVLDQEGFEVEIFHAGTPFLARMQQNPFHIVFIDLQLPDVDGLTILNKVKRFREDTEAIIITGHGSVETALAATEKGAFHYINKPCKRHDIRLLAQRVREKIELLEENRKLKTAMTKEGVIPGFIGVSPPMQNIFAMIRKLAVVNCNVLLQAETGTGKQMAARAIHALSPRRDQPFVYFNCGGFTEELISSELFGHEKGAFTGAATSKAGLFETASGGTVLLDEIGEMPSSMQVKLLHVLQERQILRVGGTRPIDLDIRIIAATNKNLEEAVKAGKFREDLYFRLNVVGLHLPRLADRGDDIPLLVSHFIDKFNLAFNKRVKRVSPQVMETLSAYGYPGNVRELENIIQRAVALTDSEEIRLRDLPAGLRQSAAGGDDGESLLSLEDVERRHIETVLDKTNYNKNLASMILHLPRTTLWRRMKKYHLLKPGDEDGE is encoded by the coding sequence ATGATGCGCGTCGCTGTTATCGATGATGAAAAAATAAGCGCCCAACTGGTCAAGCGGGTGCTTGACCAGGAAGGATTTGAGGTGGAGATATTTCATGCCGGCACGCCATTCCTGGCCCGCATGCAGCAGAATCCTTTTCACATCGTCTTTATTGATCTCCAGCTGCCCGACGTTGACGGCCTGACCATCCTCAACAAGGTGAAAAGATTCCGAGAGGATACGGAGGCGATCATCATCACCGGGCATGGCTCGGTGGAAACCGCTTTGGCGGCGACTGAAAAAGGGGCCTTTCACTATATCAACAAACCCTGCAAACGTCATGATATCCGCCTCCTCGCCCAGCGCGTTCGGGAAAAGATCGAACTGCTGGAGGAAAATCGAAAACTGAAAACAGCCATGACCAAGGAGGGGGTTATTCCTGGTTTCATCGGTGTCAGCCCCCCCATGCAGAATATATTCGCCATGATCAGGAAACTGGCGGTGGTGAACTGCAATGTCCTGCTGCAGGCCGAAACCGGCACCGGCAAACAGATGGCGGCAAGGGCCATTCACGCCCTGAGTCCCCGCAGGGATCAGCCCTTTGTTTATTTCAATTGCGGCGGCTTTACCGAGGAATTGATCAGCAGCGAACTGTTCGGGCATGAAAAGGGGGCGTTCACCGGTGCCGCGACCAGCAAGGCCGGCCTGTTTGAAACGGCAAGCGGCGGCACCGTGTTGCTTGATGAGATCGGCGAGATGCCCTCTTCCATGCAGGTCAAGCTTCTCCACGTCTTGCAGGAGCGTCAGATCCTGCGGGTGGGCGGCACACGTCCCATTGATCTTGATATCCGCATCATTGCCGCCACCAATAAAAACCTGGAGGAGGCCGTCAAGGCGGGAAAATTCCGGGAGGATCTCTATTTTCGGCTTAACGTGGTCGGCCTCCATCTGCCTCGCCTGGCCGACCGCGGTGATGATATCCCGCTTCTCGTCTCGCACTTTATCGACAAATTCAACCTGGCCTTCAATAAACGGGTGAAGCGCGTTTCTCCCCAGGTCATGGAAACCTTATCCGCATATGGGTATCCCGGCAATGTCCGCGAACTGGAAAATATTATCCAGCGCGCGGTGGCGCTCACGGACAGCGAAGAGATCCGCCTGCGTGACCTTCCTGCCGGCCTGCGGCAATCCGCGGCGGGCGGGGATGACGGCGAATCGCTGCTTTCCCTGGAGGATGTGGAAAGGCGGCATATCGAGACCGTGCTGGATAAAACCAACTACAATAAAAATCTGGCGAGCATGATCCTTCATCTGCCCCGGACAACCCTCTGGCGGCGGATGAAAAAATACCATTTGCTGAAACCGGGGGACGAGGATGGTGAATAA
- a CDS encoding permease — MWHMYLPIAGNSVNILTIFGLGGFVGLLSGIFGVGGGFLMTPLLMMFGIPATVAAASDSNQIVGASTSGTLAHWRLGNVDVKMGLLLLIGGIVGGTFGVQIIKVLRAMGNADFLISITYVLMLGGVGGYMFIESLQSMKKEKAPGKVEAAPKKQSGYALLLKKLPLQSRFDKSGAELSMLIPLFFGVLVGILAAIMGVGGGFIMVPVMVYLLRMPMHVVVGTSLFQILFTCVNVTIMQAKSNHTVDFILAVLLLLGSTIGAQVGTKVSKKLKGDQLKILLAGLVLLVCVKMLAGLLLPPDFMIAMKGGH, encoded by the coding sequence ATGTGGCACATGTACCTTCCCATTGCGGGAAACAGCGTAAACATCCTGACCATTTTCGGTCTTGGAGGTTTTGTCGGATTATTGTCGGGGATATTCGGTGTCGGGGGCGGTTTTCTTATGACCCCGCTGCTCATGATGTTCGGCATTCCGGCCACCGTGGCAGCGGCCTCGGACTCAAATCAGATCGTCGGTGCTTCGACCTCGGGCACCCTTGCCCATTGGCGGCTCGGCAATGTTGACGTGAAGATGGGCCTGCTGCTCCTGATCGGCGGCATTGTCGGCGGGACCTTCGGGGTGCAGATCATCAAGGTGTTGCGCGCCATGGGCAATGCCGATTTTTTGATCAGCATCACCTATGTGCTGATGCTTGGCGGTGTCGGCGGCTATATGTTCATTGAAAGTTTGCAGTCCATGAAAAAGGAGAAAGCCCCGGGAAAGGTCGAGGCGGCACCCAAAAAACAGTCCGGCTATGCGCTGCTGCTGAAAAAATTGCCTCTGCAGAGCCGGTTTGACAAATCAGGCGCGGAACTGTCAATGCTGATACCGCTCTTTTTCGGTGTCCTGGTCGGTATTCTGGCGGCGATCATGGGCGTCGGCGGCGGATTTATCATGGTGCCGGTGATGGTTTATCTCCTGCGAATGCCGATGCACGTCGTTGTCGGCACCAGCCTTTTTCAGATTCTTTTTACCTGCGTCAACGTCACCATCATGCAGGCCAAGAGCAACCATACGGTGGATTTCATTCTGGCTGTTCTGCTGCTGCTCGGGTCCACCATCGGCGCCCAGGTCGGCACCAAGGTCAGTAAGAAACTGAAAGGCGATCAGTTGAAGATCCTGCTCGCCGGTCTGGTATTGCTGGTTTGCGTGAAAATGCTGGCCGGATTGCTTTTACCCCCGGATTTTATGATAGCCATGAAAGGAGGACATTAA